AAACGAATAAATATGTTTTTGCGCTGGATGGTGCGGCGCGATACGGCCGGAGTAGATTTTGGAATTTGGAAGAGCATCCCTCCCGCCCTACTCTCGTGTCCGTTAGACGTACACAGTGGCAATGTAGCGCGCAAATTAAAACTTTTAACCCGAAAACAGAACGATGCAAAGTCATTGCTGGAGTTGGATACGAACTTGCGAAAAATGGACGCTGCAGATCCTGTTAAATATGATTTTGCGCTATTTGGATTAGGAGTGTTTGAAGGGTTTTAATTCATTTTGAGTTACTTGGCCTTTAGACGAACGCTTTTGAGTAAATGTTTAATCCATTTCACATAAAAAAATTTTGGCGAAATTTTCCACTTAAAATGTTGTACATTTACCGAAAATCCTTAAACAACAAGCTGTTTAAGGCTTTGATAAAACAACAACCTTGATTAAACCAAAATTTCCCGTTGACGAGCAGCAACGATTAGCTGCGCTCCGATCGTATCATTTATTAGATACTTTGCCTGAAAAGGACTTTGACAATATTACCGCGGTAACAGCGAATATTTGCGATGTTCCCATTTCGCTGGTTACCTTGTTGGATGCCGACCGCAATTTTTTAAAATCGCAGTACGGACTTTCCTTAAATGAAACGCCACGGGATATTTCCTTTTGTGGGCACGCAATTTTAGACGAAAGCAACATTTTTATTGTTGAGGATGCCAGAAAGGACGAGCGGTTTAAGGACAATCCGTTAGTGACGGAGATGAATGCCATTTTTTATGCGGGCGTGCGATTGGTAAATTCTGATGGGTACCCACTTGGCACTCTTTGTGTTTTTGATACCAAACCACGAACGTTAACCAAATCGCAGCAGAAGGCGCTTGTAGCTTTGGCTTATCAGGTGGTAAATTTGTTTGAGGCGCGAAAGCACAACCGGATGTTGCTTACTGCCCAGGCAGAACTCGAGGAGCGCAACGAGGAGTTAAAGCATTTTGCGGGTATAGTATCGCACGATATGAAGATGCCTTTGGCGAATATGATTATTACTTCAGATATGTTGCGCACTAAATACGGGCAATTATTGGATGAACAGGGAAGAGACTATTTGGATTATATAAAGCAGTCGTCTTTTACTTTAAGCGAATATATTACCGGGCTTTTAGAGCATTATGAAACCAACAAAACCGCAGCTTTCCGCAGTGAAGTTTTTGATAGCCAGGATATGTTGGAAGAAATAATAGAGCTTTTGAACATTAATATGGACTGCGAGATAAACCTGCCGGAAGAAAATATTGAAATGCAGGCCAATAAGGTAGCGCTAGAGCAAATTTTGCTGAACCTAATAGGAAACAGTTTAAAGTATAACGATAAGGAAAAAATAAGGATAGATATAGATTGCCGTGAAAAAGACGGCATGTACTATTTTGAAATCACAGACAACGGGATGGGTATTCCCAACAATCAACTTTCTAAAATTTTTGATTTATTTGTTACTAATAACACTTTAGATCGGAATGGAAAAAAGGGGAACGGCATTGGACTTTCTACCGTAAAAAAACTTGTAAACAGACTTGAAGGCAATATAGAAGCGTCGTCGGTTTTAGGCGAGGGCACAACTGTTAAGTTTAATATAAAGAAGTTAGATTAAAAAATAGACGCTATAATTTTTGCTACTCATAGATTATAATAACCACTATAAGCACAGATTTTTTTTATTATGATCTCTCCCGAAATACCTGAAAATGAAGCAGCCCGCCTTGCTGAATTAAAAAGATACGATTTACTGGACACCCTTTCCGAAGAAAATTTTGACAATATTACAAGTCTTATTGCCGCTATTTGTGAGGTACCAATTTCACTAATAACCTTGTTGGATAGTGAGCGGAATTTTTTTAAATCGCATTTTGGACTCGATTTTAATGAATCGCCGCGGAATATTTCGTTTTGTGGGCACGCGATTATGCAGGAGGAGGATATTTTTATAATTGAAGACGCAACAAAAGACGAGCGTTTTTACGACAACCCTTTGGTTTTAGAAGCCAATGCCCAATTTTACGCGGGGGTTCCGCTTATAAACCACAATGGTTATAAACTGGGAACTTTATGTGTATTTGACTATAAACCCAGGCAATTAACCGAAATACAGATTACTTCCTTAAAATCTTTGGCCAAGCAAGTGGTGAATTTGCTTGAGTTACGTAAAAAAAATAAACGCCTCGTTGAATATCAGAAGGAGCTGCAATCTAGAAATGAACGGTTAACCACCTTTGCCCACGTAGTATCGCACGATTTAAAGTCGCCGTTGGCCAATATTATTTCGCTAACCCGGATGCTCACGGAAGAGAATGACCAAAACCTCTCTGAAGACTCTGAGCTTTATCTTTCATATATAGAAGAATCGTCGCAAACGCTAAACAACTACATCAATGGTATTTTAAGTTTTTACAAGGCAGATGTGCTGCTGGAATCCCAGAATGAAGACGTTGCCCTGACCAAGCTTTTTAAGGTAATAGACGAAACCTTAATTGGCGAGGATACGGTTTTTGAATTTCCGAAGGATGTAGTTTTAAGGAACGTAAACAAAGCGGCGCTCACACAAATATTCCTAAATTTAATCGATAACAGCTTAAAGTACAATTTAAATGAAAAGCGCCTTGTTTCGGTATCGTATGTTGAAGAAATGCAATTTCATAAATTCGCGATTAAAGACAACGGTATGGGGATTGATTTAGGAGTTCAAGAAGAAATTTTCAATTTATTTAAAACTACGGGCATTAAAGATCGCAACGGGAAGGAAGGAACGGGAATAGGATTGGCCACTGTAAAAAGCTTAGTTTCAAAGCTCGGAGGCACCATTTCGTTACAATCTAAATTGGATTGCGGAAGTACCTTCACCTTTACTATACAGAAATAGCAATTATTACGTTGCATTTTTTATCTTTGGGCAATATTTATAGGAATGCAGTTAAAACACCCAGAAATTCTTTACGCTCTTTTCCTGCTGCTCATCCCGATATTTATTCATCTTTTTCAACTTCGGCGTTTTCAAAAAGTAGATTTTACCAACGTTGCTTTTCTTAAAAAAGTAAGCATTAAAACGCGTAAAAGTTCGCAGCTAAAAAAGTGGCTTACCCTATTTATGCGATTGCTGGCAATGGCGTGCCTAATTATTGCCTTTGCCCAACCATTTACGGCCGCAAAAAATGCGCTGGCTACCCAAAAGGAAACCGTAGTGTATATAGACAACTCGTTTAGTATGCAGGCAAAAGGTAGCAGCGGTGCAATTTTGGAGCGGGCGCTGCAGGATTTGTTTAACAAAATTAGCGGCACCGAAAAAATAAGTTGGTTTACAAACAATGCCGAACATAAAAATGTATCGGCAGAGGATTTTAAAAGTGAGGTACTTTCCGTAGCGTATTCGCAAAACCAGTTAAGTCCGAATGAAGTTTTACTAAAAGCCAATCAGTTATTTTCGGACGAACAAGGCGTTTTAAAGAGGTTGGTTTATCTGTCCGATTTTCAGCAACAAGCGGCCTTTCCGCCCATACCGGAAGATGTAATCGTAGATGCGGTGCAGTTAAAACCGGTGAAAGCATTTAATATAGCCATAGACAGTGTGTTTATAGCTTCAAAAAATGCCTCTGTTACGCAGCTTAAGGTGAAGGTGTCTAAGCCGCAGCAAACGCAGGGTAGCAATGAAATTTCCGAAGCGCCAATTTCACTATTTAACAAGGATAGATTAATTGCTAAAACTGCGATAAACTTCTTGGAAAACACGGATGGAACGGTTGCCTTTGATATAGACAATCAGGAAGAATTTATTGGAAAATTAGAGGTTAACGATCCCAATCTCACCTTTGACAACACTTTATTTTTTAGTATCAACAAGCCGGGGAAGATAAAAGTTTTGGCCATTAATGAAGCAGATGGCAACTTTTTACAACGACTGTTTGAAAAGGAGGAGTTTCAGTTTACGCAGCAAACCTTTAAAACATTGAACTACAACGAAATTCCCGATCAAAATTTTATTGTTCTCAATGAGCTAGCCGAAATTCCGGCGCCGCTTATTACTGCGTTAAAGGCATATAGCGACGATGGCGGGAGCATTTTGGTTATTCCACCGGAGCAGGCAGATTTAAACAGCTATAACAACTTTTTGTTACGTATGGGCTTGGGGAGTATTTCGGAGGAAAGAAGTAGCGAAAAGCAAATTACGAAGATTGTTTTTTCACATCCGTTGTTTAAGGATGTATTTGAAAAAGAAGTGGCAAATTTTCAATATCCTACGGTTAATTCGTATTACGATATTTCAACAAATGCGTCGCCCGCAATTGGTTATGAGGACCGGCAGCCATTTTTGGTTGAAAGAAATAATACCTATTTCTTTACGGCAGCTATAAACAAGACGAATAGCAATTTTCAAAATTCGCCATTGGTGGTGCCTACAATTTACAATATGGCTTTACAGAGTTTGCCCTTGCCGCGTTTGTATTATACAATTGGCCAGCAAAACACCATTGCAGTACCAGTAAAATTGGGGCCTGATGAAATTCTTACCATAAGGGATAGCACGTCGCAATTTATACCGTTGCAGCAAACGAAGGCCAATTATGTGCTTTTAACCACGACCGATGAGCCTACACAAGCGGGCAATTACGAAATAGTGAAAGAAGCCCAATTTCTGGAGAATATAAGTTATAATTACGACCGCAGCGAAAGCCAATTACTGTATTTAAATCCCGAGAATTGGGATGGAGCCAAAGTTTACAATTCGGTGGAAGCTCTTTTTGATTCTATAGCCGAGGCGAACGAAATTAACAGTTTTTGGAAATGGTTTGCTATTTTTGCCATGCTCTTTTTACTTTTTGAAATGCTTATTCTAAAATTCTACAAATGAAGATACTACTGAAATCCGCTACCATTGTAGATGCTTCCAGCGAGCATCATTTAAAAAAACGCGATGTTTTAATAGAAGATGGTAAAATTTCAAAAATTGCTGCAACCATTGCTTCTTCGGCTAAAGTAAAGGAAGTAATTCTAAAAAATTTACATATTTCGCAAGGGTGGTTTGACAGTAGTGTTTCCTTTGGCGAACCGGGTTTTGAGGAACGGGAAACTGTAGAAAACGGTTTAAAGACGGCTGCTTACAGCGGATTTACAGGGGTTGCCGTAAACGCAAATAGCTTTCCGGTAACCGATAGCAAAGGACATATAAAATTTTTAAAATCGAAAGCCGAAAACAAGGCGGTAAATCTGTATCCGGTTGGAGCATTAACCGTTGGCAGTAAGGGGGTTGACCTAGCTGAGCTGTTCGATATGAAAAATGAAGGCGCCGTAGCTTTTTACGATTATAAAAATCCGATTACCAATGCAAACCTTTTAAAAATTGCGCTGCAATACAGTCAGAATTTTGACGGTTTGGTTCAGTCGTTTCCCTTTGAAAAATCGGTAGCGCGCAACGGAATGGTAAATGAAGAAGTGAACAGTACCCGTTTGGGTTTAAAAGGAATTCCGGCACTTGCGGAAGAACTTCAAATTATTCGCGATTTATATATTTTGGAATATACTGGAGGGAAACTTCACATACCGACTATTTCAACTAAAAAGTCGGTTGAATTAATCAGGAATGCCAAGAAAAAAGGATTGGATGTAAGTTGTAGCGTTTCAATTTTTAATCTTGTACTTACAGACGACGTTTTGGAAGATTTTAACACCCATTACAAAGTTATACCTCCCTTGAGAACAAATGCAGACAACAAAGCCTTGCTAAAAGGATTAATGGACGGAACCATAGACGGGCTTACCAGCGACCACAACCCAATAGATGTGGAACACAAAAAAACAGAGTTTGAACAAGCCTATTTTGGCAGTATTGGTTTGGAGGGATGTTTTGGCGCACTAAACCAGCTGTTGGGAATGGAGGATACTGTAAAAGCATTAACGGGTTTAAAGGCAACTTTCGGGATTGGTTTAAACGAAATAAAAGAGGGAAACCAGGCCGAGCTTACCCTATTTAATCCCGAAGACACTAAGATATTTTCTGAAAAGGATATACTTTCAACTTCAAAAAACGCCGCGCTGTTAGGGGTAAAATTAAAAGGCAACCCTTACGGAATTATTGCAAATAACCAATTGGCACTTAATTAAGAATGAAAACTTCGCCAGCAGGAAAATCGACCGCCCTTATAGCCTACGCCCCTTTTGTAGGATTTTTAATCGCCTACTTTATCAACCGGGATGAGCAGCACGAATTTGCAACTTGGCATATTAAAAATATGTTTGGGTTATTTATACTGTTTGTAGTAGCAATGGTTGTACAGTCGCAAATTAATCTTACTGCCGGAGACGTGCTGTGGGTTATATGTTTTGTGCTGTGGTTATACTCTTGGGCTATGGCCTATTTTAACAAGCGGCAGGCTATTCCTATTTTAAGTGAAAAATTTCAGGAGTGGTTTACATTTTTAAGTTGAAAGTATTGGTTATCTTAGCTTTAAATTATTACTAACCAATAAATTTAGATATGGAAGCAAGTACAAACAACGGTAAAACCGTAGCCATAATAGCATACATTACCTTAATTGGCTGGATAGTGGCGCTCATAATGAACAATAAGGATAAAACCGCATTGGGATCGTTTCACGTTAGGCAAGCATTGGGTATTATGTGTGTAGGGGTTATTCTTTCAATAATTTCGGGTATAATAGACATTTACATTCTTTCGCGCGTGGTGTATCTGGCGGTTTTGGTACTGTGGATACTCGGGCTAATTAGCGCTGCACAGGGCGAAATGAAACCAGTGCCCGTAGTTGGGGAAAAATTCCAGGAATGGTTTAAAGGAATATAAATTTTTAAACAATTTTAACGAGACCTTTTATACTGAAAGACCTTCAGTTTAAAAGGTCTTGCTTATTTTTGCACTCTATGGAAAAGCAAACATTACTTTTAGACCACAATTATAGACCGGCCGCAAATGCGTCAGAAAATCCGCCTGCCATTATTATGCTCCACGGATTTGGAAGCGATGAAAACGACTTGTTTTCATTTGCAAACGAATTGCCCGAAAAATACGCTATTATTTCGCTTAAGGCACCCATTAGATTAGAGCCGTACGGCAATGCTTGGTACAATATATATTTTGACAATGCACAGGGAAAATTTAGCGACGACGAACAGGCGATTGCCTCCCGCGAATTAGTTTCAAAATGTATTGATGAAGTTGTAACAAAGTATAAAATAGACCCC
This region of Aequorivita marisscotiae genomic DNA includes:
- a CDS encoding sensor histidine kinase, which gives rise to MISPEIPENEAARLAELKRYDLLDTLSEENFDNITSLIAAICEVPISLITLLDSERNFFKSHFGLDFNESPRNISFCGHAIMQEEDIFIIEDATKDERFYDNPLVLEANAQFYAGVPLINHNGYKLGTLCVFDYKPRQLTEIQITSLKSLAKQVVNLLELRKKNKRLVEYQKELQSRNERLTTFAHVVSHDLKSPLANIISLTRMLTEENDQNLSEDSELYLSYIEESSQTLNNYINGILSFYKADVLLESQNEDVALTKLFKVIDETLIGEDTVFEFPKDVVLRNVNKAALTQIFLNLIDNSLKYNLNEKRLVSVSYVEEMQFHKFAIKDNGMGIDLGVQEEIFNLFKTTGIKDRNGKEGTGIGLATVKSLVSKLGGTISLQSKLDCGSTFTFTIQK
- a CDS encoding DUF4870 domain-containing protein — protein: MEASTNNGKTVAIIAYITLIGWIVALIMNNKDKTALGSFHVRQALGIMCVGVILSIISGIIDIYILSRVVYLAVLVLWILGLISAAQGEMKPVPVVGEKFQEWFKGI
- a CDS encoding BatA domain-containing protein; this translates as MQLKHPEILYALFLLLIPIFIHLFQLRRFQKVDFTNVAFLKKVSIKTRKSSQLKKWLTLFMRLLAMACLIIAFAQPFTAAKNALATQKETVVYIDNSFSMQAKGSSGAILERALQDLFNKISGTEKISWFTNNAEHKNVSAEDFKSEVLSVAYSQNQLSPNEVLLKANQLFSDEQGVLKRLVYLSDFQQQAAFPPIPEDVIVDAVQLKPVKAFNIAIDSVFIASKNASVTQLKVKVSKPQQTQGSNEISEAPISLFNKDRLIAKTAINFLENTDGTVAFDIDNQEEFIGKLEVNDPNLTFDNTLFFSINKPGKIKVLAINEADGNFLQRLFEKEEFQFTQQTFKTLNYNEIPDQNFIVLNELAEIPAPLITALKAYSDDGGSILVIPPEQADLNSYNNFLLRMGLGSISEERSSEKQITKIVFSHPLFKDVFEKEVANFQYPTVNSYYDISTNASPAIGYEDRQPFLVERNNTYFFTAAINKTNSNFQNSPLVVPTIYNMALQSLPLPRLYYTIGQQNTIAVPVKLGPDEILTIRDSTSQFIPLQQTKANYVLLTTTDEPTQAGNYEIVKEAQFLENISYNYDRSESQLLYLNPENWDGAKVYNSVEALFDSIAEANEINSFWKWFAIFAMLFLLFEMLILKFYK
- a CDS encoding dihydroorotase, whose protein sequence is MKILLKSATIVDASSEHHLKKRDVLIEDGKISKIAATIASSAKVKEVILKNLHISQGWFDSSVSFGEPGFEERETVENGLKTAAYSGFTGVAVNANSFPVTDSKGHIKFLKSKAENKAVNLYPVGALTVGSKGVDLAELFDMKNEGAVAFYDYKNPITNANLLKIALQYSQNFDGLVQSFPFEKSVARNGMVNEEVNSTRLGLKGIPALAEELQIIRDLYILEYTGGKLHIPTISTKKSVELIRNAKKKGLDVSCSVSIFNLVLTDDVLEDFNTHYKVIPPLRTNADNKALLKGLMDGTIDGLTSDHNPIDVEHKKTEFEQAYFGSIGLEGCFGALNQLLGMEDTVKALTGLKATFGIGLNEIKEGNQAELTLFNPEDTKIFSEKDILSTSKNAALLGVKLKGNPYGIIANNQLALN
- a CDS encoding sensor histidine kinase translates to MIKPKFPVDEQQRLAALRSYHLLDTLPEKDFDNITAVTANICDVPISLVTLLDADRNFLKSQYGLSLNETPRDISFCGHAILDESNIFIVEDARKDERFKDNPLVTEMNAIFYAGVRLVNSDGYPLGTLCVFDTKPRTLTKSQQKALVALAYQVVNLFEARKHNRMLLTAQAELEERNEELKHFAGIVSHDMKMPLANMIITSDMLRTKYGQLLDEQGRDYLDYIKQSSFTLSEYITGLLEHYETNKTAAFRSEVFDSQDMLEEIIELLNINMDCEINLPEENIEMQANKVALEQILLNLIGNSLKYNDKEKIRIDIDCREKDGMYYFEITDNGMGIPNNQLSKIFDLFVTNNTLDRNGKKGNGIGLSTVKKLVNRLEGNIEASSVLGEGTTVKFNIKKLD